The Fundulus heteroclitus isolate FHET01 unplaced genomic scaffold, MU-UCD_Fhet_4.1 scaffold_44, whole genome shotgun sequence genome includes a region encoding these proteins:
- the LOC105920753 gene encoding flotillin-2 has product MGNCLTVGPNEALVVSGGCSGSDTKAYIVGGWAWAWWCVTNSQRLSLEVMTLQPRCEDVETAEGVAITVTGVAQVRVMTEQDLLAVACEQFLGKSVREVKAVLLQTLEGHLRSILGTLTVEQIYQDRDQFAKLVRDVAAPDVGRMGIEILSFTIKDVYDKLNYLSSLGKTQIAAVQRDADIGVAEAERDAGIREAECKKEMMDVKFLADTKMADSKRELELQKAAFNQEINTKRAQSQLAYELQAAKEQQKIRLEEIEIEVVQRKKQITIEEKEIDRTEKELTATVKRPAEAEAYKMQQLAEGQKIKTVLIAQADAEKIRKIGEAEACSIEAVGKAQAEKMRLKAEAYQQYGEAAKTALVLEALPKIASKVAAPLAKTNEIVILSGDGGRVTDEVNRLLAELPVSVNALTGVDLSKIPLLQKMTSAE; this is encoded by the exons ATGGGGAACTGTCTGACTGTGGGGCCCAACGAGGCGCTGGTGGTCTCAG GCGGCTGCTCCGGCTCTGACACTAAGGCCTACATCGTGGGAGGCTGGGCCTGGGCTTGGTGGTGTGTGACTAATTCTCAAAG GTTAAGTCTGGAGGTCATGACGCTGCAGCCGCGATGCGAGGACGTGGAGACCGCCGAAGGAGTCGCCATCACTGTGACCGGCGTGGCGCAG GTGAGAGTCATGACGGAGCAGGACCTGCTGGCCGTGGCCTGCGAGCAGTTCCTGGGCAAATCGGTGCGGGAAGTCAAAGCTGTGCTCCTGCAGACGCTGGAGGGACACCTGCGCTCCATCCTAG GCACCCTGACTGTGGAGCAAATCTATCAGGACAGGGACCAGTTTGCCAAGCTGGTGCGAGACGTGGCAGCTCCTGACGTCGGCCGGATGGGCATCGAAATCCTCAGCTTCACTATCAAG GACGTCTACGATAAACTCAACTACCTGAGCTCCTTGGGGAAGACCCAGATCGCCGCTGTCCAGAGGGACGCAGACATCGGTGTGGCCGAAGCAGAGAGGGATGCTGGGATACGG GAGGCCGAATGTAAAAAGGAGATGATGGATGTGAAGTTCTTGGCCGACACCAAAATGGCCGACTCCAAACGagagctggagctgcagaaagccgCCTTTAACCAGGAGATCAACACCAAG AGAGCGCAGTCCCAGCTGGCCTACGAGCTCCAGGCCGCCAAGGAGCAGCAGAAGATCCGCCTGGAGGAAATAGAAATTGAGGTTGTGCAGAGGAAGAAGCAGATCACCATCGAGGAGAAGGAAATCGACAGAACGGAAAAAGAACTCACCGCGACGGTGAAGAGGCCCGCGGAGGCCGAGGCCTACAAAATGCAGCAGCTGGCCGAGGGGCAGAA GATCAAGACGGTGCTGATCGCCCAGGCCGACGCGGAGAAGATCAGGAAGATCGGAGAGGCCGAGGCCTGCTCCATAGAAGCCGTGGGGAAAGCCCAGGCCGAGAAAATGAGACTGAAGGCAGAAGCCTACCAGCAGTACGGCGAGGCAGCCAAGACCGCTCTGGTCCTGGAAGCTCTGCCCAAG ATCGCCTCAAAGGTGGCGGCGCCGTTAGCCAAAACCAACGAGATCGTCATCCTCAGCGGAGACGGCGGGCGCGTGACGGACGAGGTGAACCGCCTGCTGGCAGAACTGCCGGTGTCGGTCAACGCTCTCACTGGAGTGGACTTGTCAAAG ATCCCTCTGCTGCAGAAGATGACCTCTGCTGAGTGA